One genomic window of Tachypleus tridentatus isolate NWPU-2018 chromosome 12, ASM421037v1, whole genome shotgun sequence includes the following:
- the LOC143233984 gene encoding uncharacterized protein LOC143233984 isoform X1: MVPYEMKQLILAMYVLLAQLVITLPEYYSNNHSHRIQRCCYAGTFYLKHNLHRIKEILLPPSRVSDLQVLNVQQHQITLNVTLEWMAPGGKLDNGRVRASVEQHSTREWHVCCPEARGEWKDDDDTIVPQSGNRDCPAWPT, translated from the exons ATGGTGCCATATGAAATGAAGCAACTTATTTTAGCGATGTATGTACTTTTAGCCCAATTAGTAATAACTCTACCGGAATATTACTCTAACAACCATTCGCACCGTATTCAACGGTGTTGCTACGCTGGAACATTCTATCTGAAGCACAACCTGCATCGTATTAAAGAGATTCTACTTCCTCCCAGCCGAGTATCAGACCTGCAAGTACTGAACGTTCAACAACACCAAATTACATTAAATGTGACATTAGAGTGGATGGCACCTGGCGGAAAGCTAGACAATGGTCgag TTAGAGCAAGTGTTGAGCAGCATTCCACCAGAGAGTGGCATGTATGCTGCCCTGAAGCAAGAGGGGAATGGAAAGATGATGATGACACAATAGTCCCACAAAGTGGAAACAGAGATTGTCCTGCTTGGCCAACATGA
- the LOC143233984 gene encoding uncharacterized protein LOC143233984 isoform X2 has protein sequence MTEQKGRLSQLVITLPEYYSNNHSHRIQRCCYAGTFYLKHNLHRIKEILLPPSRVSDLQVLNVQQHQITLNVTLEWMAPGGKLDNGRVRASVEQHSTREWHVCCPEARGEWKDDDDTIVPQSGNRDCPAWPT, from the exons ATGACAGAACAAAAAGGAAGATTGT CCCAATTAGTAATAACTCTACCGGAATATTACTCTAACAACCATTCGCACCGTATTCAACGGTGTTGCTACGCTGGAACATTCTATCTGAAGCACAACCTGCATCGTATTAAAGAGATTCTACTTCCTCCCAGCCGAGTATCAGACCTGCAAGTACTGAACGTTCAACAACACCAAATTACATTAAATGTGACATTAGAGTGGATGGCACCTGGCGGAAAGCTAGACAATGGTCgag TTAGAGCAAGTGTTGAGCAGCATTCCACCAGAGAGTGGCATGTATGCTGCCCTGAAGCAAGAGGGGAATGGAAAGATGATGATGACACAATAGTCCCACAAAGTGGAAACAGAGATTGTCCTGCTTGGCCAACATGA
- the LOC143233984 gene encoding uncharacterized protein LOC143233984 isoform X3: MVPYEMKQLILAMYVLLAQLVITLPEYYSNNHSHRIQRCCYAGTFYLKHNLHRIKEILLPPSRVSDLQVLNVQQHQITLNVTLEWMAPGGKLDNGRGWYREEKESHKVCYSKNLA; encoded by the exons ATGGTGCCATATGAAATGAAGCAACTTATTTTAGCGATGTATGTACTTTTAGCCCAATTAGTAATAACTCTACCGGAATATTACTCTAACAACCATTCGCACCGTATTCAACGGTGTTGCTACGCTGGAACATTCTATCTGAAGCACAACCTGCATCGTATTAAAGAGATTCTACTTCCTCCCAGCCGAGTATCAGACCTGCAAGTACTGAACGTTCAACAACACCAAATTACATTAAATGTGACATTAGAGTGGATGGCACCTGGCGGAAAGCTAGACAATGGTCgag gatggtacagagaggAAAAAGAGAGCCAtaaagtttgctattccaagaatttggcatga